The proteins below are encoded in one region of Fibrella aestuarina BUZ 2:
- a CDS encoding GNAT family N-acetyltransferase produces MSIIQPIAPEQTYPLRHAVLWPDKPFDFVKVDNDHEGHHYGAFRDGELVAVISLFVAGPDARFRKFATRPDCQRQGVGTLLLNHVIAQARALGAKRLWCDARLDAADFYRRFGMQAVSDTFYKGPVPYARFSLPLP; encoded by the coding sequence ATGAGCATCATCCAACCCATCGCGCCCGAACAAACGTACCCACTGCGCCATGCCGTGCTTTGGCCCGATAAACCGTTCGACTTCGTGAAGGTCGATAATGACCACGAGGGGCATCATTACGGGGCGTTCCGCGATGGGGAGTTGGTCGCGGTGATTTCGTTGTTTGTAGCTGGCCCCGACGCGCGGTTTCGCAAGTTTGCCACCCGCCCCGACTGCCAGCGGCAGGGCGTGGGTACGTTGTTGCTGAACCACGTGATTGCGCAGGCCCGCGCGCTGGGGGCGAAAAGGCTCTGGTGCGATGCCCGCCTCGACGCCGCCGATTTTTACCGCCGGTTTGGCATGCAGGCCGTCAGCGATACCTTCTACAAAGGCCCCGTTCCGTATGCACGGTTTTCGCTGCCGTTGCCATAA
- a CDS encoding AAA family ATPase: MPQHTRESIQTLLENQGYQTDPQIVMSVFLALRLNKPLLIEGPAGVGKTEIAKVMARALNTDLIRLQCYEGLDANHALYEWNYQRQLLHLKLLELNGAITTPPADQTEASGTLPALEETLFSDTFLLKRPLLQAITHPKAPVLLIDEVDRADEDFESFLLELLSDWQITIPEIGTIRATHIPHVVVTGNRVRELSEALRRRCLYLYIDYPDYDKELSIILAKVPDIDEALARPITAFMQAVRSLRLEKTPGIAETLDWAMALAALHIDHLDKAIIEQTLGVMLKDWKDMRQVQLSLSELYEKAGIVSKWESL; encoded by the coding sequence ATGCCGCAACACACCCGCGAATCCATTCAGACATTGCTCGAAAACCAGGGCTATCAGACCGATCCACAGATCGTCATGTCGGTCTTTCTGGCCCTGCGGCTCAACAAGCCGCTGCTGATTGAAGGGCCGGCGGGCGTGGGGAAAACTGAGATTGCCAAGGTAATGGCGCGGGCGCTGAACACCGACCTGATCCGACTTCAGTGCTACGAAGGGCTCGACGCCAACCACGCCCTGTATGAATGGAATTACCAGCGGCAGCTCCTGCACCTGAAGCTGCTGGAACTGAACGGGGCGATCACCACCCCGCCAGCGGATCAAACCGAGGCATCAGGTACGTTGCCCGCACTGGAAGAGACGCTGTTTTCGGATACGTTTTTGCTCAAACGCCCGCTGTTGCAGGCCATCACACACCCGAAAGCCCCCGTCCTGCTGATCGACGAAGTAGACCGGGCCGACGAAGATTTTGAGAGTTTCCTGCTCGAACTGCTGTCCGACTGGCAGATTACCATTCCCGAAATCGGCACTATCCGGGCCACGCACATCCCCCACGTCGTCGTGACGGGCAACCGCGTTCGCGAATTGTCGGAAGCGCTGCGCCGCCGCTGCCTGTACCTCTACATCGACTATCCCGATTACGACAAGGAACTGAGCATCATCCTGGCCAAAGTTCCCGACATCGACGAGGCGTTGGCCCGGCCCATCACGGCGTTCATGCAGGCGGTGCGGTCGCTGCGGCTCGAAAAAACGCCCGGCATTGCCGAAACCCTCGATTGGGCCATGGCCCTCGCCGCCCTCCACATCGACCATCTCGACAAAGCCATCATCGAACAAACGCTGGGTGTTATGCTGAAGGACTGGAAAGACATGCGGCAGGTGCAGCTATCGCTCAGCGAGTTGTACGAAAAAGCCGGTATCGTCTCAAAGTGGGAAAGCTTGTGA
- a CDS encoding C1 family peptidase, protein MKLLLLLAGLPSLLLAQGLTNDDARYTSLPQKRLGQAVLPSRVDLSAYVPDVIDQGKFNTCVGVSVGYYLRTILEAKRRGITNKAAINGLRFSPAYLYNQIKDANDADCVLGAEISRALDYLKKNGLPTLTQQPYPACQTTTLPSRPDSRLLDYVRLFALADVPDDKVAATRKALAEQSPVVIGVQTTPSIRDLAFRNSLFSRIKTGLGQSASQADFSRWQPSKSTSLGFGHAMCVVGYDDAMFEEGAFKVVNSWGSSWGDKGYFWISYADFGQYAKYGFQAYVPPVTNPGSIVLSADLTISLGTFVTGTAVDVDRSRIGTKLMAYTVRQPQRTGTPFSFSADVSKQTYLYLITVNAADSVAVKLFPESGFSPLIGPNTHMDLPNDRLLRLDRYTGLEYWLFLFSERAIDVDSYVRRINAQKGPFPDRVLAAFGPALVPYQQVNYKDKKMGFFLKSQHRGQIVPLLVSMKHIP, encoded by the coding sequence ATGAAACTACTGCTACTTCTCGCCGGGCTCCCCTCCCTCCTGCTGGCGCAGGGACTGACCAACGACGATGCCCGCTATACCAGCCTGCCGCAAAAACGATTGGGGCAGGCTGTGTTACCGTCGCGGGTCGATTTGTCGGCCTACGTACCGGACGTGATCGACCAGGGCAAATTCAACACCTGCGTAGGCGTATCGGTTGGCTATTACCTGCGCACCATCCTCGAAGCCAAACGGCGCGGGATCACCAACAAAGCCGCCATCAACGGGCTACGGTTTTCGCCCGCCTACCTTTACAACCAGATCAAGGATGCCAACGATGCCGATTGCGTATTGGGAGCCGAAATCAGCCGGGCCCTCGACTACCTGAAAAAAAACGGACTCCCTACGCTGACTCAGCAGCCCTATCCCGCCTGCCAAACCACGACGCTACCCAGCCGACCCGACTCGCGCCTGCTCGACTACGTGCGGCTGTTTGCCCTTGCCGACGTACCCGACGACAAAGTGGCCGCTACCCGAAAAGCCCTTGCGGAGCAATCGCCCGTGGTGATTGGGGTGCAAACGACGCCATCCATTCGTGACCTGGCGTTCCGAAACAGTTTGTTCTCGCGTATAAAGACGGGGCTGGGTCAATCGGCCTCACAGGCTGACTTCTCACGCTGGCAACCCAGCAAATCGACATCGCTGGGTTTCGGCCACGCCATGTGCGTGGTGGGGTACGACGACGCCATGTTTGAGGAAGGCGCCTTTAAAGTCGTTAACAGTTGGGGGAGCAGTTGGGGCGACAAGGGCTATTTCTGGATCAGCTACGCCGATTTCGGGCAATATGCCAAGTACGGCTTTCAGGCCTACGTGCCACCCGTTACCAACCCCGGCAGCATTGTCCTGTCGGCGGACCTGACCATTTCGCTGGGTACGTTCGTGACGGGTACGGCCGTCGACGTCGACCGCTCCCGGATAGGCACAAAACTAATGGCTTACACGGTCAGGCAACCGCAACGGACCGGTACGCCGTTTTCGTTCAGTGCCGACGTATCCAAACAAACCTACCTCTACCTCATTACGGTCAATGCCGCCGATAGCGTGGCCGTCAAGTTATTTCCCGAGTCGGGCTTTAGTCCACTCATCGGCCCCAACACGCACATGGATTTACCCAACGACAGGCTGCTACGGCTAGACCGGTACACGGGCCTCGAATACTGGCTGTTTCTGTTTTCAGAGCGAGCCATCGACGTAGACAGCTACGTCAGGCGGATCAATGCCCAAAAAGGCCCATTCCCCGACCGGGTGTTGGCGGCTTTCGGGCCGGCGCTTGTACCCTATCAGCAGGTCAACTACAAGGACAAGAAAATGGGCTTTTTCCTGAAAAGCCAGCACCGGGGTCAGATCGTACCGCTACTAGTCAGCATGAAGCACATACCCTGA
- a CDS encoding DUF262 domain-containing protein yields MSFQTPITIREAVENIHSRKYFLPAIQREFVWKPERIERLFDSIMQGFPINSFLFWQVKYENRYDYQFYEFIKDYTEEIGEHNEKANLASLNGDFTAILDGQQRLTSFYIGLMGSYGERYYKTRKGVKANYFKRELYLNISSLSNDESGKYQFQFLTKDKADVRGDDMFWYKVSDILKINDLTDINNYIHEKQLNASKEPFSILYRLYEAVNKTQLINFFLEKSTELDKVLNIFIRINSGGVNLSYSDMLFSTAAAQWLKKDAREEINRLYDELRSLGFWGITKDWILKACLYLADINDIRFKVDNFNRVNMSKIEDQWDMIKVSLLRTVALANRFGFDYSNIYSYNAFLPIAYYLHNYQHDPSFKTSTHYRDKREEILKWINITILKRTFSGQTDALLIYFRKSIKEKKDFDFSSLKDSVKNTSRNLSFNSEEISSLLWTSYGDRGVYNLLSVIYGNPDFDIKPHLDHIHPRNTVSYSYSSNTVVNLQLLAGQENIEKQDKPFNEWLKINFPENRKQVEFKVRHFIPECDLSPENFKEFSELRRQLLESRLREIV; encoded by the coding sequence ATGTCATTTCAAACTCCAATTACAATTAGAGAAGCGGTCGAAAATATACATAGTAGAAAATATTTTTTGCCAGCAATCCAAAGAGAGTTTGTGTGGAAACCAGAGCGAATCGAAAGGCTATTTGATAGTATTATGCAAGGATTTCCCATTAATTCGTTTTTGTTTTGGCAAGTAAAATATGAAAATAGATATGACTATCAATTCTACGAGTTTATTAAAGATTACACTGAAGAAATTGGCGAGCATAATGAAAAAGCTAATTTGGCTAGTTTGAACGGTGACTTCACTGCAATTTTAGATGGACAGCAGAGGTTGACTAGTTTTTATATTGGTTTGATGGGTAGTTATGGGGAGCGATATTACAAAACTAGGAAAGGTGTAAAGGCTAATTATTTTAAACGTGAATTATATTTAAATATATCATCGCTTTCAAATGATGAATCAGGTAAATATCAATTTCAGTTTTTGACCAAAGATAAAGCAGATGTTAGGGGGGATGATATGTTTTGGTATAAAGTTTCTGATATATTGAAAATAAATGATTTGACTGATATTAATAATTATATACATGAAAAACAATTGAATGCTAGTAAAGAACCATTTTCGATTTTATATAGGCTCTACGAAGCTGTAAACAAGACCCAGTTAATAAACTTCTTTTTAGAAAAATCAACCGAACTTGATAAAGTATTAAATATATTCATAAGGATTAATAGTGGCGGTGTGAATCTGAGTTATTCTGATATGCTGTTTTCTACAGCTGCAGCACAGTGGTTGAAAAAAGATGCCAGGGAGGAAATTAACCGCTTGTATGATGAGTTAAGAAGCTTAGGCTTTTGGGGCATAACAAAAGATTGGATACTAAAAGCATGTTTGTATCTTGCCGACATAAATGATATAAGATTTAAAGTAGATAATTTCAATAGAGTTAATATGAGTAAGATTGAAGATCAATGGGATATGATAAAAGTTTCATTATTAAGGACTGTAGCTCTAGCTAATAGGTTTGGTTTTGATTACAGTAATATTTATAGCTATAACGCTTTTTTGCCAATCGCATACTATTTACATAATTATCAACATGATCCATCTTTTAAGACATCTACGCACTACAGAGATAAGCGGGAAGAAATTTTGAAATGGATCAATATAACAATTTTAAAAAGGACGTTTAGCGGTCAAACAGACGCTCTATTGATATATTTTAGGAAATCAATTAAAGAAAAGAAAGATTTTGATTTTTCTTCTTTGAAGGATTCTGTGAAAAATACTTCGAGGAATTTATCGTTTAATTCAGAAGAAATCTCAAGCCTTTTGTGGACATCTTATGGAGATCGAGGAGTTTATAATTTACTTTCTGTTATATACGGAAATCCAGATTTTGATATTAAACCTCACCTTGATCATATTCATCCAAGGAATACTGTCTCTTATTCTTACTCTTCGAATACTGTAGTAAATCTTCAGCTTTTAGCTGGGCAAGAGAATATTGAAAAGCAAGATAAACCTTTCAATGAATGGTTGAAAATTAATTTCCCAGAGAATAGAAAACAAGTAGAATTTAAAGTCAGACATTTTATTCCTGAGTGTGATTTGTCTCCGGAGAATTTCAAAGAGTTTTCAGAACTAAGGCGACAATTATTAGAAAGTCGACTGAGGGAAATAGTTTAG